A single genomic interval of Bacillus sp. es.036 harbors:
- the pta gene encoding phosphate acetyltransferase yields MSDLFTSMKDQVKAGYPTIVFPEGTDERVLVAANRLAEDGILKPIVIGGENAIQDKATSLNLTLHSDLTVMDPATYSEMDALVESFVERRKGKATAEQAQEILLNVNYFGTMLVHTGKADGLVSGAAHSTGDTVRPALQIIKTKEGVKKTSGAFVMVKGDEKYVFADCAINISPDSNDLAEIGVSSAETAKMFGIEPKVAMLSFSTKGSAKSPETEKVEEATRLAKEMAPDLIIDGEFQFDAAFVPEVAQKKAPESPLKGEANVFVFPSLEAGNIGYKMVQRLGGYEAVGPVLQGLNKPVNDLSRGCSEEDVYKLALITAMQSL; encoded by the coding sequence ATGAGTGATCTTTTTACAAGCATGAAAGACCAGGTAAAAGCAGGCTATCCGACAATCGTTTTTCCAGAAGGAACAGATGAGCGCGTATTAGTAGCGGCTAACCGTCTTGCAGAGGATGGCATCCTAAAGCCAATCGTTATTGGTGGAGAAAATGCCATTCAAGATAAAGCAACAAGCCTAAATCTTACATTGCACAGTGATCTAACTGTGATGGATCCAGCAACTTATTCTGAAATGGATGCTCTTGTTGAATCATTTGTTGAGCGTCGTAAAGGCAAAGCAACAGCGGAACAGGCGCAGGAAATTCTTCTTAATGTGAACTACTTTGGGACAATGCTCGTCCACACAGGTAAAGCAGACGGCCTTGTAAGTGGTGCTGCCCACTCGACTGGTGATACGGTTCGTCCGGCACTTCAAATTATCAAGACGAAAGAAGGCGTGAAGAAAACATCTGGCGCATTCGTTATGGTAAAAGGTGATGAGAAGTACGTTTTTGCTGACTGTGCGATTAACATCTCTCCTGATAGCAATGATTTGGCTGAAATCGGTGTAAGCAGTGCGGAAACAGCGAAAATGTTTGGCATTGAGCCAAAAGTAGCGATGTTAAGCTTCTCGACAAAAGGATCTGCAAAATCTCCTGAAACAGAGAAGGTTGAAGAAGCAACGCGTCTTGCGAAAGAAATGGCACCTGATCTTATCATTGATGGTGAATTCCAATTTGATGCTGCCTTCGTTCCAGAAGTTGCTCAAAAGAAAGCACCTGAATCGCCACTTAAAGGGGAAGCGAATGTATTTGTATTCCCTAGTCTTGAAGCAGGAAACATTGGCTACAAAATGGTTCAGCGCCTTGGTGGCTATGAAGCCGTTGGTCCAGTCCTTCAAGGATT
- the hemQ gene encoding hydrogen peroxide-dependent heme synthase — translation MNQAAVTLDGWYCLHDFRTMNWTAWKQLSSEERDLAMNEFLTFLEKWEVTAGHKQGSHTLYSIIGQKADFMLMLLRPTMEELNEIENAFNKTTLAEYTVKEYSYVSVVELSNYMAGKDSDPDNDPRIQARLKPELAEAPYVCFYPMNKKREGNDNWYMLSMDERREMMRSHGLIGRSYAGKVKQIITGSVGFDDWEWGVTLFADDVLQFKKLVYEMRFDEVSARYGEFGSFYVGTHLPKERLPQFLYV, via the coding sequence ATGAATCAAGCAGCAGTTACTCTCGATGGCTGGTATTGCCTTCATGATTTCCGTACCATGAACTGGACAGCATGGAAACAGCTTTCAAGCGAAGAACGTGATCTTGCGATGAATGAATTTCTAACGTTCCTTGAAAAATGGGAAGTCACAGCAGGCCATAAACAAGGAAGTCATACGCTTTATTCCATCATTGGTCAGAAAGCGGACTTTATGTTGATGCTCCTCCGCCCAACTATGGAAGAGTTAAATGAAATTGAAAATGCTTTTAACAAAACAACATTAGCTGAATATACGGTGAAAGAATACTCATACGTATCTGTCGTTGAGCTTAGTAACTATATGGCTGGAAAAGATAGCGACCCTGATAATGATCCGCGCATTCAGGCTCGTTTGAAGCCAGAATTAGCAGAAGCTCCTTACGTATGCTTCTACCCAATGAACAAAAAGCGCGAAGGAAACGACAACTGGTACATGCTTTCAATGGACGAGCGTCGTGAAATGATGCGTAGTCACGGACTGATCGGACGTAGCTATGCAGGCAAAGTAAAGCAGATCATCACAGGATCTGTTGGTTTTGATGACTGGGAATGGGGCGTTACGCTTTTCGCAGACGACGTGCTTCAGTTTAAAAAGCTTGTCTATGAAATGCGCTTCGATGAAGTTAGTGCCCGTTATGGCGAATTTGGTAGCTTCTACGTTGGAACTCACCTTCCAAAAGAACGCCTTCCACAATTCTTATACGTATAA